Proteins co-encoded in one Deltaproteobacteria bacterium genomic window:
- a CDS encoding DUF507 family protein: MKVREEQIRSICRVILSRWKEKRLFRPKAADDVLLAKMIGEITKDFQREEALDREVEALLEKHSRELVQSQASAHLMFQKIKERLAKERGIVL; this comes from the coding sequence TTGAAGGTCCGCGAGGAACAGATTCGGAGCATCTGCCGTGTGATCCTTTCCCGCTGGAAGGAGAAGCGGCTGTTCCGGCCGAAAGCCGCCGACGACGTCCTGCTGGCGAAAATGATCGGTGAGATAACGAAGGACTTCCAGCGGGAGGAAGCGCTCGACAGGGAGGTCGAGGCGCTGCTGGAGAAGCATTCCCGGGAGCTGGTCCAATCGCAGGCAAGCGCCCACCTGATGTTCCAGAAGATAAAGGAACGACTCGCGAAGGAACGGGGGATCGTCCTTTGA
- the groES gene encoding co-chaperone GroES, with product MKVKPLQDRILIKRVEEETKTKGGIIIPDSAKEKPQEGLVIAVGPGKVTDNGTRVTPEVKKGDRILFGKYSGTEIKVDGEEHLILREDDILAVLEK from the coding sequence ATGAAGGTGAAGCCGTTGCAGGACAGAATCCTGATCAAGCGTGTGGAAGAGGAAACGAAGACCAAGGGCGGAATCATCATCCCCGACAGCGCAAAGGAAAAGCCTCAGGAAGGGCTGGTCATCGCCGTAGGTCCCGGCAAGGTGACCGACAACGGAACCCGGGTGACCCCCGAAGTGAAGAAGGGCGACCGCATCCTTTTCGGAAAGTATTCCGGAACGGAAATCAAGGTCGATGGCGAGGAGCACCTGATCCTTCGCGAGGACGACATCCTCGCCGTACTCGAAAAATAA
- a CDS encoding porin family protein, whose protein sequence is MKKIAAGILAVIFFAALAATAQAADRYERPERYRNGGPPPPRGAGAPPPTHAVYGQPYFFVHGGFFEPNDDAPTTTGGGLGGYDTGSSFDLGIGSRVSPNLAIEGALGRFEAERGSDEVSVVPLTFGLRLILPHPVLEPYAGAGLGMYFADLKEPGIDDSDTTVGAYFSLGVDAWLNPRVALNFEGKYHFVEPKFSGIDVDTSGWSLGMGVRVSF, encoded by the coding sequence ATGAAGAAAATCGCGGCAGGGATCCTGGCAGTTATCTTTTTTGCGGCGCTTGCGGCCACGGCGCAGGCGGCGGACAGGTACGAACGGCCTGAGCGGTATCGGAACGGGGGCCCCCCGCCGCCGCGGGGAGCGGGCGCTCCTCCTCCCACGCACGCCGTGTACGGCCAGCCCTACTTCTTCGTGCACGGGGGCTTCTTCGAGCCCAATGACGACGCGCCTACAACTACTGGCGGCGGCCTGGGCGGGTACGACACGGGCAGCAGCTTCGACCTCGGCATCGGGTCCCGCGTATCGCCGAACCTTGCGATCGAAGGCGCCTTGGGAAGATTCGAAGCCGAGAGGGGCTCGGATGAGGTCAGCGTGGTTCCGCTGACGTTCGGCCTTCGGTTGATCCTGCCCCATCCGGTGCTCGAGCCGTACGCCGGCGCGGGGCTCGGCATGTACTTCGCGGACCTGAAAGAGCCGGGGATCGACGATTCCGACACGACCGTCGGCGCTTATTTCTCGCTGGGCGTGGATGCATGGCTAAATCCGCGTGTCGCATTGAACTTCGAAGGGAAATATCACTTCGTCGAACCCAAGTTCAGCGGGATAGATGTCGATACGAGCGGATGGTCCCTGGGTATGGGGGTACGGGTATCGTTCTGA
- a CDS encoding DUF507 family protein, whose product MRLTEDRISHLSRLVIDRLYKDDLADFPDEGMALREAKAALQAYVRAEDDVDTFVRRKIASLSRKVPEGGREWEILYRKYFEEEIARRKL is encoded by the coding sequence TTGCGGCTGACGGAAGACCGCATATCCCACCTTTCGCGCCTTGTGATCGACAGGCTGTACAAGGACGATCTTGCCGATTTCCCCGACGAGGGGATGGCTCTGCGCGAGGCTAAGGCCGCCCTGCAGGCATACGTCCGGGCGGAGGACGACGTGGACACCTTCGTCAGGCGGAAAATCGCAAGCCTTTCCAGGAAGGTCCCGGAAGGCGGACGGGAATGGGAGATCCTTTACCGGAAGTATTTCGAGGAGGAGATCGCCCGCAGGAAGCTTTAA
- a CDS encoding MTAP family purine nucleoside phosphorylase → MVPGYGGTGIVLRSLDPHDPPRVLLLGGSGAYALPEGTLGRRLSVRSVRTPFGISNPIHKCEKDGFRFLFLSRHGERGYEKTAPYVNYRANIYAAKSLGVERIFAWTGPGILSAKYRPGDLVLPDDLLDFTRNRPSTFFEGLGIGFIRQFPVFCETLRGALREAWKNEKAGIRLHAAGTYACTEGPRLETPAEIRFLGTAGADMVGMTLCPEAFLARELEICYAPLGYLTNYAEGVKSLPYRSGKLFEGMLPEKAAERVERAKNAIPALALAAACSLAGRKRDCPCAVSMERYRRRGIIGDDFRRWVSARPGKKCGL, encoded by the coding sequence ATGGTCCCTGGGTATGGGGGTACGGGTATCGTTCTGAGAAGCCTCGATCCGCACGATCCGCCCCGGGTCCTCCTTCTGGGGGGATCCGGGGCTTATGCGCTCCCGGAAGGGACGCTTGGGCGCCGTCTTTCCGTCCGCAGCGTGCGAACCCCTTTCGGCATCTCCAACCCAATCCATAAATGCGAAAAAGACGGCTTCCGTTTTCTCTTTCTCTCCCGGCACGGGGAACGGGGGTACGAAAAAACCGCGCCGTACGTCAATTACCGGGCGAATATCTACGCGGCGAAATCGCTCGGCGTCGAGCGTATCTTCGCATGGACGGGACCGGGAATCCTCTCCGCGAAATATCGTCCCGGCGATCTCGTCCTTCCCGACGATCTGCTCGATTTCACCCGGAACCGCCCCTCCACCTTCTTCGAAGGGCTGGGGATCGGGTTCATCCGCCAATTCCCGGTATTTTGCGAAACGCTCCGCGGTGCGCTTCGGGAAGCGTGGAAAAACGAAAAGGCCGGGATCCGGCTGCATGCCGCGGGAACATACGCATGCACTGAGGGGCCGCGTCTCGAGACGCCTGCCGAGATCCGCTTCCTGGGAACCGCCGGGGCGGACATGGTGGGGATGACCCTGTGCCCGGAGGCGTTCCTCGCGCGGGAGTTGGAGATCTGCTACGCGCCGCTCGGCTACCTGACGAACTACGCGGAGGGAGTAAAATCATTGCCGTACCGCAGCGGGAAACTTTTCGAGGGGATGCTCCCCGAAAAAGCGGCCGAGCGCGTGGAGCGGGCGAAAAACGCCATCCCGGCGCTGGCGCTGGCGGCGGCATGTTCGCTCGCCGGCCGGAAAAGGGATTGCCCCTGCGCCGTTTCGATGGAAAGATATCGTCGGCGGGGGATCATCGGCGATGATTTCAGAAGGTGGGTATCCGCCAGGCCCGGTAAGAAATGCGGGCTATAG